A window from Thermoanaerobacterium sp. PSU-2 encodes these proteins:
- a CDS encoding DUF2148 domain-containing protein, which yields MNVIELAAELMALSARTAPKASGQDFIETKVITGDDLKRLNEDMVKYGIESGKKNFDRDGKNVERSGAVLLVSLNKPKKAGLNCGACGYNKCDELPDFKKGTEFDGPMCAWRLIDLGIAIGSAVKTASMLNVDNRIMYRIGISAKRLNLIDGEIVVGIPLSATGKNIYFDR from the coding sequence ATGAATGTTATCGAATTAGCAGCAGAACTCATGGCTTTGTCTGCAAGAACAGCACCAAAAGCATCCGGTCAAGACTTTATAGAGACAAAAGTCATAACCGGAGACGATTTAAAAAGACTTAATGAAGATATGGTTAAATACGGAATAGAATCTGGAAAGAAAAATTTCGATAGGGACGGCAAAAATGTCGAAAGATCTGGCGCCGTGCTGCTTGTTTCTCTTAACAAGCCAAAAAAAGCTGGTTTAAACTGCGGAGCTTGCGGATACAACAAGTGCGATGAGCTGCCAGATTTCAAAAAAGGAACAGAATTTGACGGCCCTATGTGCGCTTGGAGGCTTATCGATCTGGGCATTGCAATAGGATCTGCAGTGAAAACTGCCAGCATGCTAAACGTAGACAACCGAATAATGTACAGGATCGGCATAAGCGCAAAGAGATTAAATCTTATAGATGGTGAAATCGTAGTAGGCATACCGTTGTCAGCTACGGGAAAAAACATATACTTTGATAGATAA
- the rd gene encoding rubredoxin yields the protein MEKWECTVCGYIYDPEVGDPTQNIPPGTKFEDLPDDWVCPDCGVGKDQFEKL from the coding sequence ATGGAAAAATGGGAATGCACAGTTTGCGGGTACATATATGATCCAGAAGTTGGCGACCCAACGCAAAATATACCACCAGGAACTAAGTTTGAAGATTTGCCAGATGATTGGGTATGCCCTGATTGTGGTGTAGGAAAGGATCAGTTTGAAAAACTATAA
- the nadC gene encoding carboxylating nicotinate-nucleotide diphosphorylase produces MMDRIIAQKLIDNYILEDLTWGDITTDLLITKGVKAKGYLYAKADGIIAGIDAFLMVFNAFDKDIEHVKYFKDGDAVKKGDLILETYGELNSCLKAERVALNLMQRMSGIATYVRMLKDIISETKAQLTDTRKTMPGLRYFDKYAVLVGGGINHRYNLSDGILIKDNHIKAVGGIKNALTMIKNSVSHTKKIEIEVETIHELKEALKYGADIIMLDNMTIGMMKEAVEITDGKAILEASGNINEDNILQVAKTGVDIISVGAITHSVKALDISYDL; encoded by the coding sequence TTGATGGACAGGATTATAGCACAAAAATTGATAGATAACTATATTTTGGAGGATTTAACGTGGGGCGACATTACTACAGATTTGCTTATAACTAAAGGTGTAAAAGCTAAAGGATATTTATATGCAAAGGCTGACGGTATAATAGCTGGTATTGATGCTTTTTTGATGGTTTTTAATGCTTTTGATAAAGATATAGAGCATGTAAAGTATTTTAAAGATGGTGATGCTGTTAAAAAAGGTGATTTGATATTAGAGACTTATGGTGAACTGAATTCTTGCCTTAAGGCGGAACGAGTCGCACTAAACCTTATGCAGAGGATGTCAGGAATAGCCACATACGTCAGGATGCTTAAGGACATAATAAGTGAAACTAAGGCTCAATTGACAGATACGCGAAAGACGATGCCTGGCTTAAGGTATTTTGACAAATATGCAGTTTTGGTAGGCGGTGGTATTAATCATAGGTACAATTTATCTGACGGGATTTTAATAAAAGATAATCACATAAAAGCAGTTGGAGGAATTAAAAACGCATTGACTATGATCAAAAACAGTGTTTCCCATACTAAGAAAATAGAAATAGAGGTTGAGACGATCCACGAGCTGAAAGAAGCGCTGAAATACGGAGCAGATATTATAATGCTTGATAACATGACTATTGGCATGATGAAGGAAGCTGTTGAAATAACTGATGGCAAAGCAATATTAGAGGCATCTGGAAATATCAATGAAGACAATATATTGCAAGTGGCTAAAACAGGCGTTGATATTATATCAGTTGGTGCAATTACTCATTCGGTAAAGGCGCTTGATATAAGTTATGATTTATAA
- a CDS encoding DUF421 domain-containing protein translates to MQKFWEGYGDLTLASWVLRALTAYVLLLFLLRIMGQRTLSNMKMSDFVISIAFGNIIAHQLSDSSLGLRGPVITSVTFAVLYILFNFFTMKYTKLRKMVDLDVIPLIYEGEIIKSGLKKGKIDLDLLMTELRLHNVLSVRDVHAAYLESNGKISIIKNVDSQSVTLKDLDIRKAPIHAPIAIIEDGIVLHRNLEMIGKDEKWLMENLHAYSISNFKDVFLAVYETNDILYVTKK, encoded by the coding sequence ATGCAAAAGTTTTGGGAAGGATACGGCGACCTTACATTGGCCTCATGGGTTTTAAGAGCATTAACTGCTTATGTTTTACTTTTGTTTCTTTTAAGAATAATGGGGCAGAGAACTCTTTCTAATATGAAGATGAGCGATTTTGTCATATCTATAGCCTTTGGAAACATCATTGCTCATCAACTTTCTGACAGCAGTTTAGGTTTGAGGGGCCCTGTGATTACAAGTGTAACATTTGCTGTTTTGTACATTCTGTTTAATTTTTTTACGATGAAATACACTAAATTAAGGAAAATGGTTGATTTGGATGTCATACCGCTTATATATGAAGGTGAAATCATAAAAAGCGGATTAAAAAAAGGCAAAATAGACTTAGATTTGCTGATGACAGAGCTTAGACTCCACAATGTTTTGAGTGTTAGAGATGTTCATGCTGCATATTTAGAAAGCAACGGGAAGATAAGTATAATAAAGAATGTAGACAGTCAAAGTGTGACATTGAAGGATCTGGACATAAGAAAGGCCCCTATACATGCTCCTATAGCTATCATTGAAGATGGAATAGTGTTGCACAGAAATTTAGAGATGATTGGAAAAGATGAAAAGTGGCTTATGGAAAATTTGCACGCTTACAGCATATCGAATTTTAAAGACGTTTTTCTTGCAGTATATGAAACAAATGACATACTATACGTTACAAAAAAATAA
- the nadB gene encoding L-aspartate oxidase, producing the protein MSYSVNFDSNEVESYMSDYAIVGSGIAGLNAAYLAKDYGEVFLLTKDRLSHSSSSLAQGGIACVISQVDSFQSHIEDTVYAGAGLCDREAVEVLVKEAPLNIKSLIDLGVNFDKKDGQLELGREGAHSANRIIHAGDYTGREIINGLISVLDGVKIFEDTLVLDLLVKDNMVKGVLAKNLVSNQFFIVWAKVVVLATGGAGNLFLNTTNPDTSTGDGISLAARQGAVLKDMEFMQFHPTALHGKDGERFLITEAIRGEGGILRNEKGVRFMPFYHELKELAPRDVVSRAILSEIRKSKIDYVYLDVSNIDKSLFKRRFPSIFEKIEKMGIDIEKDYIPVSPAAHYYMGGIATDLNGETTIKGLYACGECACTGVQGANRLASNSLLEGLVFSTRAVSDSKKYLNNKIVPSHFYNYDKIDMEIDVNKLRHKLQHLMEANVGIIRSESSLKTMLNWLKLHGDILYMNADDRAKSELLSLYILSKYMTISALLRKESRGSHFRTDYPEENEMYRRHILIKGDEIYFDGQDYSTKIDR; encoded by the coding sequence ATGAGCTACAGCGTAAATTTTGATTCTAATGAAGTGGAAAGCTACATGAGCGATTATGCAATAGTTGGCAGTGGTATAGCTGGCCTTAATGCAGCCTATTTGGCAAAGGACTATGGAGAAGTTTTTTTGTTGACCAAAGATAGACTTTCCCACTCAAGTTCATCATTGGCACAGGGCGGTATAGCCTGTGTAATATCTCAAGTAGATAGCTTTCAGTCTCACATAGAAGATACTGTTTATGCTGGTGCGGGGCTATGTGACAGAGAAGCTGTAGAAGTCTTAGTTAAAGAGGCGCCATTAAATATTAAGAGCCTTATTGATTTGGGCGTTAACTTTGACAAGAAGGATGGTCAGCTTGAGCTAGGAAGGGAAGGGGCACATTCTGCAAATAGGATAATACATGCGGGAGATTACACTGGTAGAGAAATAATAAATGGACTTATATCTGTTTTAGATGGTGTCAAAATTTTCGAGGATACTTTAGTTCTTGATTTGCTTGTAAAAGATAATATGGTGAAAGGTGTTTTAGCGAAGAACTTGGTTTCAAATCAATTTTTCATCGTGTGGGCAAAAGTGGTTGTATTAGCAACGGGCGGTGCCGGAAATCTTTTTTTAAATACGACAAATCCTGACACATCAACGGGTGATGGCATTTCACTTGCAGCAAGACAAGGTGCAGTGTTGAAAGATATGGAATTCATGCAGTTTCATCCGACCGCACTGCATGGCAAGGATGGGGAAAGGTTTCTCATTACTGAAGCTATAAGAGGTGAAGGTGGCATACTTAGAAACGAAAAAGGTGTAAGGTTTATGCCATTTTATCATGAGTTAAAAGAGCTTGCGCCACGGGACGTGGTTTCCAGAGCAATTTTAAGCGAAATACGCAAAAGCAAAATAGATTATGTATACTTGGATGTTTCAAATATAGACAAAAGTTTGTTTAAGAGGCGCTTTCCTTCTATATTCGAAAAAATTGAAAAAATGGGTATTGACATTGAAAAAGATTATATACCTGTATCACCTGCTGCACATTATTATATGGGTGGAATCGCTACAGATCTAAACGGAGAAACTACTATAAAAGGGCTTTACGCTTGTGGAGAATGTGCTTGTACTGGCGTACAAGGAGCTAATAGGCTTGCCAGCAATTCATTGTTGGAAGGTTTAGTTTTTTCCACGAGGGCTGTTAGCGATTCAAAAAAATATTTAAACAATAAGATTGTACCTTCTCATTTCTACAATTATGATAAGATTGATATGGAAATAGATGTAAATAAACTGAGGCATAAGCTGCAGCATCTTATGGAGGCGAATGTTGGCATTATAAGAAGTGAAAGCAGCTTAAAAACAATGCTTAATTGGCTAAAACTTCATGGAGATATACTTTACATGAATGCAGATGATAGGGCGAAAAGCGAACTTTTAAGTTTATACATTTTAAGCAAGTACATGACAATATCTGCTCTTTTAAGAAAGGAAAGCAGAGGAAGTCATTTTAGAACTGATTACCCGGAAGAAAATGAAATGTACAGAAGACATATATTGATAAAAGGAGATGAAATTTATTTTGATGGACAGGATTATAGCACAAAAATTGATAGATAA
- the nadA gene encoding quinolinate synthase NadA, with protein sequence MDKDILNKIDKLKKERNAVILSHFYQRPEIQDIADFIGDSLELSRKAAETDADVVVFCGVHFMAETASILSPDKMVLLPNIGAGCPMAEMADYDGLLRLKEQHPDAYVVSYVNTTAEVKALSDICCTSANAVKVVNTIPKEKEIIFVPDKNLGRYVEKVTGRNMIIWQGYCNTHNKLSRLEVQLTKEKYPEAVVLAHPECREDVLDIADGVFSTSGMIKFVKDSNASEFIICTEDGILHQLQKKYPDKKFILPSNKLVCPNMKKTKIEDVLYSLENLRPEVKVPDDIRQKAIIPIRRMLDVK encoded by the coding sequence ATGGATAAAGACATTTTAAATAAAATAGATAAGCTTAAGAAAGAGCGAAATGCAGTTATATTAAGTCATTTTTATCAAAGACCAGAGATTCAAGATATCGCTGATTTCATTGGAGATTCACTGGAATTATCAAGGAAGGCGGCAGAGACAGATGCAGATGTAGTCGTATTTTGCGGTGTCCACTTTATGGCTGAAACCGCCAGCATACTGTCACCTGATAAGATGGTACTTCTTCCAAATATAGGTGCAGGTTGCCCTATGGCTGAAATGGCTGACTATGATGGACTTTTAAGGTTAAAAGAACAACACCCAGATGCTTATGTTGTAAGCTATGTCAACACTACTGCAGAAGTAAAAGCGTTAAGCGATATATGCTGTACATCTGCCAATGCTGTAAAAGTAGTAAATACAATACCAAAGGAGAAAGAGATTATCTTTGTCCCAGACAAAAATTTGGGACGCTATGTAGAAAAGGTGACAGGGAGAAATATGATAATTTGGCAAGGATACTGTAATACTCACAATAAGTTGTCAAGACTTGAAGTCCAATTGACAAAGGAAAAATATCCTGAAGCAGTGGTATTGGCTCATCCAGAGTGCAGAGAAGATGTTTTAGATATTGCAGATGGAGTTTTCTCTACATCTGGTATGATAAAATTTGTAAAAGACAGCAATGCCAGTGAATTTATAATATGCACAGAAGATGGCATATTACATCAATTGCAGAAAAAATATCCTGATAAAAAATTCATACTTCCTTCTAATAAGCTGGTATGTCCCAACATGAAGAAGACGAAAATTGAAGATGTTTTGTATAGTCTTGAGAATTTGCGGCCAGAGGTAAAAGTCCCTGACGATATTAGACAAAAAGCTATTATTCCAATTAGAAGGATGTTAGATGTAAAATGA